ATGACACCCTTTTAAATGCCATCAGGACACAGATGTTTTCATTACCGGAAAACACCAAAGTATATCCCGGACATGGGCCTATGACCAATATCGGGTTTGAAAAAGAGCATAATCCCTTTGTCGGAAAAAGAGCGAGGTTCTGATGATCAAAAAACAAATCCCAAATACCCTCACTTGTCTCAATCTCCTTTCCGGCATGTTGGGCATTTACTTTGTTTTGGAAGGAAATATAAAATTTGGCGCATATTTTATTTTTGTTGCCGCCCTATTTGATTTTTTGGATGGCTTTTTGGCAAGGATTTTAAAGGTTCATTCAGAAATTGGAAAAGAACTGGACTCCCTGGCCGACTTGGTAACTTTTGGGGTTTTGCCTTCTTTTGTTCTATTTCAAATGATCAATCAAAACGGAGACCTGGGATATTTACCTTTCTTTGTTTTCATTGTTGGAATATTTTCAGCGATCCGCTTGGCCAAATTCAACGTGGATACGCGGCAAAGTGACAGGTTTATCGGTGTCCCCACCCCTGCCAATGCTTTATTGATCAGCACTTTGCCCTTTTTGGCAGAAAGATTCCCGGGAATATCCCAAACCCTCAACCAGCCTCATTTCATCATGGTTTTGGCCTTGGTTTTGTCTTTTTTGTTGGTTTCTGAATTGCCCTTGATTGCATTGAAATTCAAAAACTTTGGAATTAAAGACAATATATTCCGCTACCTCACGATTTTGATAGGTATAATCTGCGTCTTCACCCTGGGTATAGGTG
This Cecembia calidifontis DNA region includes the following protein-coding sequences:
- the pssA gene encoding CDP-diacylglycerol--serine O-phosphatidyltransferase, with the translated sequence MMIKKQIPNTLTCLNLLSGMLGIYFVLEGNIKFGAYFIFVAALFDFLDGFLARILKVHSEIGKELDSLADLVTFGVLPSFVLFQMINQNGDLGYLPFFVFIVGIFSAIRLAKFNVDTRQSDRFIGVPTPANALLISTLPFLAERFPGISQTLNQPHFIMVLALVLSFLLVSELPLIALKFKNFGIKDNIFRYLTILIGIICVFTLGIGGIPFVIISYIVLSVIEGLFTRNAKAN